The Rhodococcus triatomae genome includes a window with the following:
- a CDS encoding cutinase family protein, with the protein MALGGFFARHRLAAGVAAPAILGVAAVAAVGLAVSPGPRAIDTQLTTSVTECRDMVTISVAGRGDTPVEGTTKLLVGPNGEPLPAALSSDYASEWVDPVVNAPGGAVGADSYAAVYIAYPANMATYEDAVAAGVENSERVMREIRSACPDTRFAIVGYSEGADVVRRVAMNIGHQEADENGGYGIVDPANVVGVVILADAGRAPGDGPFPGAKNPFGNPDNFDQNYSNGTAPTPGQGAMPDTGGDFGALDGKIASFCSEGDLTCAAPESISLLQLAVNVGRQLNVDALEDEGLTPATGQDVAVVLSGIAFAAFADIQSQGNWMQSDETFLEVLLKVSDPSYQPGEPAQKPAKADSISGEELSPLAYLPQKVFNEIVGLIVTNQNTIPVVMSDPYQLTLGPNATGHHFDYWKDADPANGKPLTSAEYAAAWLTHLAKQAQAGEPIDTSATPDAADIAAAFDAAAATEAAREALPAVAADEKAQATTGGPSAPTTTSSESATAPATDDGTDGPDSAGPESTGPESAGSEVTPTSAAPSTRDTTRSAPTTTTTTTTTTTPPPAPRPGG; encoded by the coding sequence ATGGCTCTTGGTGGCTTCTTCGCGCGGCATCGCCTCGCTGCGGGCGTGGCGGCGCCGGCGATCCTGGGGGTCGCCGCGGTCGCGGCCGTCGGTCTGGCCGTGTCCCCCGGCCCGCGGGCCATCGACACGCAGCTGACGACCTCGGTGACCGAGTGTCGCGACATGGTGACCATCTCGGTCGCCGGCCGTGGAGACACACCGGTCGAGGGCACCACCAAGCTGCTCGTCGGGCCGAACGGCGAGCCGCTCCCTGCGGCCCTGTCCAGCGATTACGCCAGCGAATGGGTCGATCCCGTGGTCAACGCTCCTGGCGGTGCCGTCGGTGCGGATTCGTACGCCGCGGTGTACATCGCCTATCCCGCCAACATGGCGACCTACGAGGACGCCGTCGCCGCCGGGGTGGAGAACTCCGAGCGGGTGATGCGGGAAATCCGCTCGGCCTGCCCGGACACCCGGTTCGCGATCGTCGGATACAGCGAGGGCGCCGACGTGGTGCGCCGCGTCGCCATGAACATCGGGCACCAGGAAGCCGACGAGAACGGCGGGTACGGCATCGTCGACCCGGCCAATGTCGTCGGCGTGGTGATCCTCGCCGACGCCGGCCGCGCGCCGGGAGACGGCCCGTTCCCCGGCGCGAAGAATCCGTTCGGGAACCCGGACAACTTCGACCAGAACTATTCGAACGGAACGGCACCTACCCCGGGCCAGGGCGCGATGCCGGACACCGGTGGCGACTTCGGTGCTCTCGACGGCAAGATCGCGTCTTTCTGCTCCGAGGGCGACCTCACCTGCGCGGCACCCGAGAGCATCTCCCTGCTGCAACTCGCGGTCAACGTGGGCAGGCAGCTGAACGTCGATGCGCTCGAGGACGAGGGGCTCACCCCGGCCACCGGCCAGGACGTTGCCGTCGTGCTCAGTGGTATCGCGTTCGCCGCGTTCGCCGACATCCAGTCGCAGGGCAACTGGATGCAGAGCGACGAGACGTTCCTCGAGGTGCTGCTCAAGGTGTCGGACCCCTCGTACCAGCCGGGCGAACCCGCCCAGAAGCCCGCGAAGGCGGACTCCATCTCCGGTGAGGAACTGTCGCCGCTGGCGTACCTCCCGCAGAAGGTGTTCAACGAGATCGTCGGACTGATCGTGACGAACCAGAACACCATCCCCGTGGTGATGAGCGATCCGTACCAGCTCACCCTGGGCCCGAATGCCACCGGCCACCACTTCGACTACTGGAAGGACGCGGATCCGGCGAACGGCAAGCCGCTGACATCCGCCGAGTACGCGGCGGCCTGGCTCACCCACCTGGCGAAGCAGGCGCAGGCGGGCGAACCGATCGACACGTCGGCCACGCCCGACGCCGCCGACATCGCCGCGGCATTCGACGCGGCCGCGGCCACCGAGGCCGCGCGCGAGGCACTCCCCGCAGTGGCGGCGGACGAGAAGGCCCAGGCGACGACCGGTGGTCCCTCCGCGCCCACGACCACGTCATCGGAGTCCGCCACCGCACCGGCCACCGACGACGGGACGGATGGGCCGGACTCCGCTGGGCCCGAATCGACTGGGCCCGAATCCGCTGGGTCCGAGGTCACGCCGACTTCGGCCGCACCGTCCACCCGGGACACGACGCGCAGCGCGCCGACCACGACGACGACCACCACGACGACGACCACCCCTCCGCCGGCTCCTCGCCCCGGCGGCTGA
- a CDS encoding DJ-1/PfpI/YhbO family deglycase/protease has translation MTDTTDIAARSRTALVISTNYGTEHAEIEQPVRALRDAGVAVTVAAVEDGPIRTLVGDADPGPDVSPDTTLAAVDARDHDVVIVPGGTLNADTLRLNEDAQRLVREFADAGKPVAAVCHGPWLLVETALSAGRTLTSYPSLRTDITNSGGDWVDREVVVDDAHGFALITSRNPDDLPAFSAAIIDAIGASAGG, from the coding sequence ATGACCGACACGACCGATATCGCGGCACGAAGCCGCACGGCTCTCGTCATCTCCACCAACTACGGCACCGAGCACGCCGAGATCGAGCAGCCGGTCCGCGCCCTGCGTGACGCCGGAGTCGCCGTCACCGTCGCCGCCGTCGAGGACGGCCCGATCCGTACCCTCGTCGGCGATGCCGATCCGGGCCCGGACGTCAGCCCGGACACGACACTCGCCGCGGTGGACGCGCGGGACCACGACGTCGTGATCGTCCCGGGCGGCACGCTCAACGCGGACACTCTCCGCCTGAACGAGGACGCTCAGCGCCTGGTCCGTGAGTTCGCCGACGCCGGCAAGCCGGTGGCCGCGGTGTGCCACGGTCCGTGGCTGCTGGTCGAGACCGCGCTGTCCGCGGGCAGGACCCTGACGTCCTACCCGTCCCTGCGTACCGACATCACGAACTCGGGTGGCGACTGGGTGGACCGGGAGGTCGTCGTGGACGACGCTCACGGTTTCGCCCTCATCACCTCACGCAATCCCGACGATCTGCCCGCCTTCTCCGCGGCGATCATCGACGCGATCGGGGCATCTGCCGGCGGGTGA